One Solanum pennellii chromosome 10, SPENNV200 genomic region harbors:
- the LOC107032199 gene encoding probable magnesium transporter NIPA6, with protein sequence MAISDNTRGLILAISSSLFIGTSFILKKKGLKRAAAAGTRAGVGGYAYLLEPLWWTGMISMIVGEVANFVAYIYAPAVLVTPLGVLSIIISAILAHFLLKERLQRLGVLGCISCIVGSVVIVIHAPQENMPASLEEIWILATQPAFLAYVAATLSMVLALILHFEPRYGQTNILVYLGICSLMGSFTIVSIKAIGIAIKLTLEGISQVAYPPTWFFLSVAVICVITQLNYLNKALDTFNTAIVSPIYYVMFTTMTIIASAIMFKDWAGQSVSDIVSAICGFITVLSGTVMLHVTREQEPVPLPGTVTWYDGDQIKAIEDGHYIMLHDSEYLDSYSVSTKN encoded by the exons ATGGCGATTTCGGATAATACCAGAGGGTTAATTCTGGCGATATCATCAAGCTTGTTTATTGGAACAAGCTTtatattgaagaagaaaggtCTAAAGCGTGCTGCTGCTGCTGGCACTCGAGCAG GAGTTGGAGGCTATGCTTATTTGCTTGAACCACTTTGGTGGACAGGCATGATATCAA TGATCGTTGGGGAGGTGGCCAATTTTGTGGCTTATATTTATGCTCCAGCAGTTCTGGTGACTCCTCTTGGTGTTTTGAGTATAATTATCAG TGCTATTTTGGCGCACTTTCTGTTGAAAGAACGATTGCAAAGATTAGGTGTACTGGGATGCATTTCGTGCATTGTGGGCTCAGTGGTTATTGTTATCCATGCACCTCAGGAGAACATGCCAGCTTCTTTAGAAGAAATCTGGATTTTAGCAACTCAACCAG CATTTTTGGCTTATGTAGCTGCAACTTTATCGATGGTGCTAGCTTTGATTTTGCATTTTGAGCCCCGCTATGGACAGACAAATATACTGGTTTATTTGGGAATCTGTTCCTTAATGGGTTCATTCAcg ATTGTCAGCATAAAGGCTATTGGAATTGCGATAAAACTTACTTTGGAAGGAATTAGTCAAGTTGCTTATCCTCCGACATggttttttctttctgttgCAGTGATATGCGTCATCACACAGCTAAATTACCTTAATAAG GCACTGGATACATTCAACACCGCAATTGTCTCTCCAATATATTATGTAATGTTCACCACAATGACCATCATTGCAAGTGCAATAATGTTCAAG GACTGGGCAGGACAAAGTGTCAGTGACATAGTTTCTGCGATATGTGGATTTATAACAgtactttcaggaacagtcatgCTCCATGTCACTAGAGAGCAGGAACCAGTTCCTTTGCCAG GAACTGTAACATGGTACGATGGGGATCAAATAAAGGCTATAGAGGATGGGCATTACATCATGTTGCATGATTCAGAATACTTAGACTCATATAGTGTCTCGACGAAGAATTAG